Proteins encoded together in one Hymenobacter monticola window:
- a CDS encoding DUF983 domain-containing protein, with protein sequence MTGPASIESTPLALFKLRCPRCHMGPLFSHSALSLHFTEMTQACLVCQQTYEPEPGFYYGAMYINSGFSTALLLAIAFLLYYLADDPPLWVYIGAVAGAVLVLTPWLFRYSRALMLYGFGGARFDPRYALR encoded by the coding sequence ATGACGGGGCCTGCAAGCATCGAATCGACGCCGCTGGCGTTGTTTAAATTGCGGTGCCCTCGTTGCCACATGGGGCCTTTGTTCTCGCATTCGGCTCTAAGCCTCCATTTCACGGAGATGACACAGGCTTGTCTGGTGTGCCAGCAGACATATGAGCCGGAGCCGGGGTTTTATTACGGCGCCATGTACATCAATTCTGGCTTTTCGACGGCCCTGCTGCTCGCTATTGCCTTTTTGCTGTATTATTTGGCGGATGACCCGCCGTTGTGGGTATACATCGGTGCAGTGGCGGGGGCAGTACTCGTGTTGACGCCGTGGCTGTTTCGATATTCACGGGCCCTTATGCTGTACGGGTTCGGCGGTGCGCGTTTCGACCCCCGCTATGCGCTGCGATAA
- a CDS encoding DUF420 domain-containing protein gives MSTPTEQLHPPVLEPGDYTRYKIILGTLGAVVPLLVAVLYYFPETFRIPGAQVKFLPALNAVLNSLTAVCLLAGYYFIRQKDVLKHRAMMGTAFALGALFLLSYVAYHSQVASTHFGGVGIIRGVYFFLLLTHISLAVVTVALVLFTLYFALTGQYTKHKSIARWTFPVWLYVSVTGVIVYFMISPYYI, from the coding sequence ATGAGCACCCCCACTGAGCAATTGCACCCCCCGGTGCTAGAACCCGGCGACTATACGCGCTACAAAATTATTCTCGGCACGCTGGGCGCGGTGGTGCCGCTGCTCGTAGCGGTGCTGTATTATTTCCCCGAGACCTTCCGCATTCCCGGCGCGCAGGTAAAGTTTTTGCCTGCTCTCAACGCTGTGCTCAATTCGCTGACAGCGGTGTGCCTGCTGGCCGGCTATTACTTCATCCGGCAGAAAGACGTGCTGAAGCACCGCGCCATGATGGGCACGGCCTTCGCGCTGGGGGCGCTATTTCTGCTGTCGTACGTGGCATATCATTCGCAGGTAGCCAGCACGCATTTTGGCGGAGTGGGCATCATTCGCGGCGTGTATTTTTTCCTGCTGCTAACGCACATCAGCTTGGCGGTGGTGACGGTGGCACTGGTGCTGTTCACGCTCTACTTCGCCCTGACCGGGCAGTATACCAAGCACAAATCCATTGCGCGGTGGACGTTTCCGGTGTGGCTGTACGTATCAGTGACGGGCGTTATCGTTTACTTCATGATTTCGCCTTATTACATCTAA
- a CDS encoding SCO family protein produces MRPRQTLLLGLLLLLPVLAFLFLFSFGKNRYALPTYLPDRVDSTQVGGEWRRDTVFHQVMPFQLVASTGRPVSSQELGQGLYIAQFFADDAASTRVARQLLRVQEKFRHEPRVKLVTFVLNGDVANAASLSKLAEQYGTIAGKWFFLGGPADTLQHLARQEFRLTSDPKRLPGAVYTANIPAGRLLLVDKQRRVRGIYDGNDGREIDRLLTEITVQLYDYEHPH; encoded by the coding sequence ATGCGGCCCCGCCAAACCCTGTTGTTGGGGCTGCTGCTATTGCTGCCGGTACTGGCTTTTCTGTTCCTGTTCAGCTTCGGCAAAAACCGTTACGCGCTGCCCACTTACCTGCCCGACCGCGTGGATTCCACGCAGGTCGGCGGGGAGTGGCGGCGCGATACTGTTTTCCACCAAGTCATGCCGTTTCAGTTGGTGGCTTCCACCGGGCGGCCGGTGAGCAGCCAGGAACTGGGCCAGGGCTTGTACATCGCGCAGTTTTTTGCTGATGATGCGGCCAGCACCCGAGTGGCCCGGCAGCTGCTGCGGGTGCAGGAGAAATTCCGGCACGAGCCCCGGGTCAAACTGGTCACCTTTGTATTGAATGGGGACGTGGCCAATGCTGCCAGCCTCTCAAAGCTGGCCGAGCAGTACGGCACCATCGCCGGTAAGTGGTTTTTCCTCGGCGGGCCTGCCGACACGCTGCAGCACCTAGCGCGGCAGGAGTTTCGCCTTACGTCTGACCCCAAACGCCTGCCAGGCGCAGTATACACCGCTAACATCCCGGCGGGCCGCTTGTTGTTAGTTGACAAGCAACGCCGCGTGCGCGGTATCTACGACGGCAACGATGGCCGCGAAATAGACCGACTACTCACGGAAATTACCGTGCAGCTTTACGATTATGAGCACCCCCACTGA
- a CDS encoding cytochrome C oxidase subunit IV family protein: MASHATTEHTLAPGEIAKPNTGWIWKTFFVLVGITAIEFVFVFLMHPSTLRNSIFIILTIFKAFFIVAEFMHLKHETKGLIWTILIPLALLVWLLVALITEGSFIGEVLQNMFK; encoded by the coding sequence ATGGCTTCCCACGCAACTACTGAGCACACGCTCGCTCCCGGCGAAATTGCTAAGCCGAACACCGGCTGGATTTGGAAAACCTTCTTCGTGTTGGTTGGCATCACGGCCATCGAATTCGTATTCGTTTTCCTGATGCACCCGAGCACGCTGCGGAATAGCATTTTCATCATCCTCACCATCTTCAAGGCGTTCTTCATCGTGGCTGAGTTCATGCACTTGAAGCATGAAACGAAGGGCCTGATTTGGACCATCCTCATTCCGCTGGCCTTGCTGGTATGGCTGCTGGTGGCGTTGATTACGGAAGGCTCGTTCATCGGCGAAGTCCTGCAAAACATGTTTAAATAG
- a CDS encoding cytochrome c oxidase subunit 3, translating to MAHSTTLQSPAAAATHDAPRTGNWDGGNEPFKASYGKLMMWFFLLSDAFTFAAFLTTYGMIRHKHEVFTGEAKDFFFSTRWWPIPDHVFNAFPGMGEANVPLGFVALMTMILILSSVTMVLAVEAGHRMDKKDVQKWLLWTILFGSTFLLSQAWEWSHFIHGHAEPTIMADGTKLYGANLHMNQYGPVLFADLFFFITGFHGTHVFSGVCLLVWCFIATTNGTFEKRGHYEMIEKIGLYWHFVDLVWVFVFTFFYLV from the coding sequence ATGGCCCATTCGACCACTTTGCAGTCACCCGCTGCTGCTGCTACCCACGACGCTCCACGCACCGGCAACTGGGATGGCGGCAACGAACCCTTCAAGGCGAGCTACGGCAAGCTGATGATGTGGTTTTTCCTGCTGTCTGATGCTTTCACCTTCGCTGCCTTCCTCACCACTTATGGCATGATTCGCCACAAGCACGAGGTATTCACCGGCGAAGCCAAGGATTTCTTCTTCAGCACGCGGTGGTGGCCCATTCCGGACCACGTTTTCAACGCCTTCCCCGGCATGGGTGAGGCCAACGTGCCCCTGGGCTTCGTGGCTTTGATGACCATGATTCTCATTCTGAGCTCTGTGACGATGGTACTGGCTGTAGAAGCCGGCCACCGCATGGACAAGAAAGACGTGCAGAAGTGGCTGCTGTGGACCATTCTGTTCGGCAGCACCTTTTTGCTGAGCCAGGCTTGGGAGTGGTCGCACTTTATCCACGGCCACGCCGAGCCCACCATCATGGCTGATGGCACGAAGCTCTACGGCGCCAACCTGCACATGAACCAGTACGGCCCGGTGCTCTTCGCCGACCTGTTCTTCTTTATCACCGGTTTCCACGGCACACACGTATTCTCGGGCGTCTGCCTGCTGGTGTGGTGCTTCATCGCCACCACCAATGGCACTTTTGAAAAGCGCGGCCACTACGAGATGATTGAGAAAATCGGCCTCTACTGGCACTTTGTAGACTTGGTGTGGGTGTTCGTATTCACCTTCTTCTACCTCGTTTAA
- a CDS encoding cytochrome c oxidase subunit 3 has product MNPRPEILSEKEVGLGWHPKRVLLILLIFSIIMMFAAFTSGYIVRRDEGNWREFDLPASLLVNSILIALSSASMQWAYFSARKDEISRLKTGLIITLVLGVAFLIGQFRSFGDLVAGNTYFGGADANPSGSFVYVLMGVHAFHLVTGLIFLAVVLRRALNYQVHSRALLSIGNATLYWHFLGGLWLYLYLFLLLNH; this is encoded by the coding sequence ATGAATCCACGTCCCGAAATTTTATCCGAAAAAGAAGTCGGTTTGGGTTGGCACCCGAAGCGTGTGCTGCTCATTCTGCTCATCTTTAGCATCATCATGATGTTTGCGGCCTTCACTAGCGGCTACATTGTGCGGCGCGACGAAGGCAACTGGCGCGAATTTGACTTGCCAGCTTCGCTGCTCGTCAATTCCATTCTGATTGCACTGAGTAGCGCGAGCATGCAATGGGCCTATTTCTCAGCGCGTAAAGACGAAATAAGTCGACTGAAAACCGGGCTTATCATCACGCTGGTACTGGGTGTAGCATTCCTGATAGGCCAGTTCCGCAGCTTTGGCGATTTGGTGGCTGGCAATACCTATTTTGGCGGGGCCGACGCCAATCCCTCTGGTTCATTCGTATACGTGCTCATGGGCGTGCACGCTTTTCACTTGGTGACGGGGCTTATTTTTCTGGCGGTAGTGCTGCGCCGGGCCCTTAATTATCAGGTGCATTCGCGTGCCCTGCTCTCCATTGGCAACGCTACCCTGTACTGGCACTTCTTGGGCGGCCTTTGGCTGTACCTGTATTTGTTCTTACTTTTGAACCACTAA
- the cyoE gene encoding heme o synthase: protein MVKARAYFQLLKFRLSLTVAFSSAIGYLLGAREFSWNLALLVMLGGLLVTGSANIINQVHERELDKMMTRTAKRPLPLGIISPAEAWVFCILLGVAGLGLLAYVFNPLTAALSLLSLILYGFIYTPLKTISPVCVAVGAIPGGLPPLIGWVAATGYIGVEAWVLFGIQFMWQFPHFWAIAWVADEDYKRAGFKMLPSPGNRDIRTAFQIMTYTMLLIPLSLLPLEFNISGRVSALVAVVCGVLFLLLTIQLMRTRSRKAALRIMFASFLYLPIVQIALVLDKI from the coding sequence ATGGTTAAGGCCCGCGCCTATTTTCAGCTGCTCAAGTTCCGGCTTTCGCTTACAGTGGCGTTTTCCAGCGCAATTGGCTACCTGCTGGGTGCGCGCGAGTTTAGCTGGAACCTGGCCTTGCTGGTGATGCTCGGCGGTTTGCTTGTGACGGGCTCGGCTAACATCATCAATCAGGTTCACGAACGCGAGCTTGATAAGATGATGACCCGCACGGCCAAGCGCCCGCTGCCTTTGGGTATCATCTCGCCTGCTGAAGCTTGGGTGTTTTGCATACTCTTGGGCGTAGCCGGGCTGGGGCTGTTGGCTTATGTATTCAACCCACTCACGGCTGCTTTGTCGCTGCTGTCGCTCATTCTCTATGGGTTCATCTACACGCCGCTCAAAACGATTTCACCGGTTTGCGTGGCCGTAGGCGCCATACCCGGCGGACTGCCGCCGCTCATTGGTTGGGTGGCAGCAACGGGCTACATCGGTGTGGAGGCATGGGTGCTGTTCGGCATACAATTCATGTGGCAGTTTCCGCACTTCTGGGCCATTGCCTGGGTGGCGGATGAGGATTATAAGCGGGCGGGTTTCAAAATGCTGCCCTCGCCGGGCAACCGCGACATTCGCACGGCCTTCCAAATCATGACTTACACCATGCTGCTGATTCCGCTTAGCCTGCTGCCGCTGGAATTCAACATTTCCGGCCGCGTTTCGGCGCTGGTGGCAGTGGTATGCGGCGTGCTGTTTCTGCTGCTCACCATACAACTAATGCGCACCCGCTCGCGCAAGGCAGCGCTGCGCATCATGTTCGCTTCTTTTTTATACCTGCCCATCGTTCAAATTGCGCTGGTGCTGGACAAAATCTGA
- a CDS encoding COX15/CtaA family protein, whose product MNSLIMNPAERRFRFVGLLTVVAVYLLILVGGVVRSTGSGMGCPDWPKCFGSWVPPTKASELPANYKEVYTAQRVAKNQKLARTLQRLGFAQVAGSIFAHPTQYVETDFNAVKTWIEYVNRLLGALIGIFVFLTVLFAWPYWRRDRMIFWLALASFLLTGIQGYLGSLVVSTNLLPVMVTVHMALALLIVAMLLYAVDRARWGRRGAAIDGAVPREAAIHAQAVVAGTKPSLAIQLWLWAALALTFWQIMLGTQVREQIDVVSAAAGYAGRENWVSQVGSIFSIHRTVSAAVLLLNIYVAYELWQWGNQRLQRLVTAILAMIGLEIVAGIVLASFAFPAAVQPVHLTLATVLFGFQFLTLLAVARARKVPETIETSDAARRVVA is encoded by the coding sequence ATGAATAGCTTGATTATGAATCCGGCTGAGCGACGGTTCCGTTTTGTCGGGCTGCTGACCGTAGTGGCCGTTTATCTGCTGATTCTGGTAGGAGGAGTTGTGCGTAGCACGGGCAGTGGCATGGGATGTCCGGATTGGCCTAAATGCTTTGGGAGCTGGGTGCCCCCGACCAAAGCCAGCGAGTTGCCGGCTAACTATAAAGAGGTTTACACCGCGCAGCGCGTTGCTAAAAATCAAAAGTTGGCCCGCACGCTTCAGCGCTTAGGATTTGCTCAGGTAGCGGGCAGCATTTTTGCGCACCCCACGCAATATGTTGAGACCGATTTCAATGCCGTGAAAACGTGGATTGAGTACGTAAACCGTTTGCTCGGCGCATTAATTGGTATTTTTGTTTTCCTGACGGTATTGTTTGCATGGCCTTATTGGCGACGCGACCGGATGATTTTCTGGCTGGCTTTGGCGTCGTTCCTGCTAACCGGCATACAGGGTTATCTGGGCTCGTTGGTCGTATCGACTAACTTATTGCCTGTTATGGTGACGGTACACATGGCACTGGCACTGCTAATTGTGGCTATGTTGCTGTATGCAGTCGACCGGGCTCGGTGGGGTAGGAGAGGGGCCGCGATTGATGGTGCCGTGCCTAGAGAAGCAGCCATTCATGCACAAGCCGTAGTGGCTGGCACGAAACCGAGCTTGGCCATCCAATTGTGGCTGTGGGCCGCACTGGCGCTTACCTTCTGGCAAATTATGCTTGGTACCCAGGTGAGGGAGCAAATTGATGTTGTATCGGCAGCTGCTGGCTATGCGGGGCGCGAAAACTGGGTTTCCCAAGTGGGCAGCATATTCAGCATTCACCGCACGGTATCAGCCGCAGTGCTGCTGCTGAACATTTACGTGGCCTATGAACTATGGCAGTGGGGCAATCAGCGGCTGCAACGGTTAGTAACAGCCATCTTAGCGATGATTGGTCTGGAAATCGTGGCGGGCATTGTCCTTGCATCGTTCGCCTTCCCAGCAGCGGTGCAACCGGTGCACCTGACGTTGGCAACGGTCCTGTTTGGCTTTCAGTTTTTGACGCTGCTTGCCGTGGCACGGGCTCGGAAAGTTCCGGAAACTATTGAGACGTCGGATGCCGCCCGACGTGTTGTTGCGTAA
- a CDS encoding cytochrome c oxidase subunit I, with translation MTPKPNLSPSVEAKGGIGTAPVPSTEHGDHLLHDDHDHEHHDQHWLWKYVFSQDHKQIAKQFLITGMFWAILGGTLSSLFRLQLGWPESSLQWLTPFLGHWIQAGKLNPEFYLALVTMHGTIMVFFVLTAGLSGTFSNFLIPLQLGARDMASGFMNMLSYWFFFLSSVVMFSSLFIETGPAAAGWTIYPPLSALPQAIPGSGTGMTMWLMSMALFIVSQLLGGVNYVTTVINLRTRGMSMSKMPLTIWAFFLTAILGILSFPVLFSAALLLIFDRSFGTSFFLSDIYIAGQALSNQGGSPVLFQHLFWFLGHPEVYIVIMPAMGMVSEILSTNARKPIFGYRAMIGSLIGISLLSFVVWAHHMFVTGMNPFLGSVFMFLTLIIAVPSGVKVFNWLATLWRGNIRFTAAMLFSIGFVSLFISGGLTGIILGNATLDIQMHNTYFVVAHFHLVMGSSAFFGLFAGVYHWFPKMFGRMMDEKLGYIHFWLTFIGVYLVFMPMHYVGIAGFPRRYYAWTGFDSFSQFADMNKFISIAAILAFLAQFIFIFNFFYSIFRGRRASQNPWNSTTLEWTTPVEPGHGNWPGEIPAVYRWPYDYSKPGSDVDFIPQHIPYSQTQSSNLPYEQELAD, from the coding sequence ATGACACCTAAGCCCAATCTTTCGCCTAGCGTTGAAGCGAAAGGCGGCATTGGTACCGCCCCGGTGCCGAGCACCGAGCACGGCGACCACCTGCTTCACGACGACCATGACCACGAGCACCATGACCAACATTGGCTGTGGAAGTACGTGTTCAGCCAAGACCACAAACAGATTGCCAAACAATTCCTGATTACGGGTATGTTCTGGGCCATTCTGGGCGGTACGCTGTCCAGCTTGTTCCGCTTGCAATTGGGTTGGCCTGAGAGTTCGTTGCAGTGGCTGACGCCTTTCCTGGGCCACTGGATTCAGGCTGGTAAGCTCAATCCTGAGTTCTACTTGGCACTAGTTACCATGCACGGCACTATCATGGTGTTCTTCGTGCTCACGGCCGGTCTATCGGGTACGTTCTCGAACTTCCTGATTCCGCTGCAGCTTGGAGCGCGCGACATGGCTTCGGGTTTCATGAACATGCTTTCGTACTGGTTCTTCTTCCTGTCGAGCGTGGTGATGTTCTCGTCGCTGTTCATCGAAACCGGCCCTGCCGCTGCGGGCTGGACTATCTATCCGCCGCTGAGCGCCCTGCCGCAAGCTATTCCGGGTTCCGGTACTGGTATGACCATGTGGCTGATGTCGATGGCACTGTTCATTGTATCGCAGCTGCTGGGTGGAGTGAACTACGTGACGACGGTTATCAACTTGCGTACCCGCGGCATGAGCATGAGCAAAATGCCCCTTACCATTTGGGCATTCTTCCTGACGGCTATCCTCGGTATCCTGTCGTTCCCGGTTCTGTTCTCGGCCGCGCTGCTGCTGATTTTTGACCGTTCGTTTGGCACCTCGTTCTTCCTGTCGGATATCTATATTGCTGGGCAGGCGCTGAGCAACCAAGGTGGTTCGCCGGTACTGTTCCAGCACTTATTCTGGTTCCTGGGTCACCCGGAGGTGTACATCGTGATTATGCCGGCCATGGGCATGGTGTCGGAAATCCTGTCGACCAATGCTCGCAAGCCCATCTTCGGCTACCGCGCCATGATTGGCTCGCTGATTGGCATTTCGCTGCTGTCGTTTGTGGTGTGGGCTCACCACATGTTCGTGACGGGCATGAACCCCTTCCTGGGTTCGGTCTTCATGTTCCTGACGCTGATTATCGCTGTGCCTTCGGGCGTGAAGGTTTTCAACTGGCTGGCCACGCTATGGCGCGGTAACATCCGCTTTACGGCCGCTATGCTTTTCTCCATTGGCTTTGTGTCGCTGTTTATCTCGGGTGGTCTGACGGGTATCATCCTCGGCAATGCTACGCTCGATATTCAGATGCACAATACCTACTTCGTGGTAGCTCACTTCCACTTGGTAATGGGTAGTTCGGCTTTCTTCGGCTTGTTTGCCGGAGTTTACCACTGGTTCCCGAAGATGTTCGGCCGCATGATGGACGAGAAGCTGGGCTACATTCACTTCTGGCTGACTTTCATTGGTGTGTACTTGGTATTCATGCCGATGCACTATGTAGGCATCGCCGGTTTCCCCCGCCGTTACTACGCTTGGACAGGCTTTGATTCCTTCTCGCAATTTGCTGACATGAACAAGTTCATCTCAATTGCGGCAATCCTCGCCTTCCTTGCTCAGTTCATTTTCATCTTCAATTTCTTCTACAGTATTTTCCGCGGCCGTCGGGCTAGTCAGAATCCTTGGAACTCGACCACGCTGGAGTGGACGACGCCCGTCGAGCCCGGCCACGGCAACTGGCCCGGTGAAATTCCCGCCGTGTACCGCTGGCCCTACGACTACAGCAAGCCCGGTTCGGATGTGGATTTCATTCCGCAGCACATTCCGTACTCGCAAACGCAGTCGTCGAACCTGCCTTACGAACAAGAACTGGCCGACTAG
- a CDS encoding cytochrome c oxidase subunit II has protein sequence MTALTILLVLVLLLVVFGLLFRLQILTSIFSGTFTRDIGMSNSVNAILFIVFLVFGGAWFAYSFVENFDKMNPAIASVHGHQMERMFWTTMAVIGVAFVITQILLFGYSYKYQHKEGRRAYFFAHNNKIEVIWTIIPAIVMAALIFAGWKAWTRITGPAPKNSVVVEVMGKQFNWLVRYPGRDMKLGVINYRMIDAVNEWGFDLSDKSALDDFTTNEIHVPKGVPVLIKIRSRDVLHAVYMPNFRVQMYAVPGMPTRFWFTPTLSTDEMRAKLGNPKFNYELACNQLCGGSHFAMKATVIVDEPDDYQNWYASQQSFSAKNPDVLAAFQQKAKTLAQPVAAEPEAKEVAPAPLASASY, from the coding sequence ATGACTGCTCTGACCATTTTGCTGGTGTTGGTGTTGCTGTTGGTCGTGTTCGGCCTGCTGTTTCGCCTGCAGATTCTGACTTCTATTTTCTCGGGTACTTTCACCCGTGATATAGGTATGAGCAATAGCGTTAACGCTATTTTGTTCATCGTGTTCCTTGTATTCGGTGGCGCTTGGTTCGCTTATTCCTTTGTTGAAAACTTCGACAAGATGAATCCGGCCATTGCCTCAGTGCATGGCCACCAAATGGAACGCATGTTCTGGACGACGATGGCGGTAATTGGTGTGGCCTTTGTTATCACCCAGATATTGTTGTTTGGCTACTCGTATAAGTACCAGCACAAAGAAGGCCGTCGGGCATACTTCTTCGCCCATAACAACAAAATCGAGGTTATCTGGACGATTATTCCGGCTATTGTAATGGCCGCCCTGATTTTTGCTGGTTGGAAAGCGTGGACGCGCATCACTGGTCCGGCTCCGAAGAATTCGGTGGTTGTAGAGGTAATGGGCAAACAGTTTAACTGGTTGGTGCGCTACCCAGGCCGCGACATGAAATTGGGCGTGATAAACTACCGCATGATTGACGCAGTGAACGAGTGGGGCTTTGACCTGAGCGATAAGTCGGCCCTCGATGACTTCACGACTAACGAAATCCACGTGCCCAAGGGCGTGCCGGTGCTAATTAAGATTCGTTCGCGCGACGTGCTGCACGCCGTATATATGCCGAACTTCCGCGTACAGATGTACGCCGTGCCTGGTATGCCGACTCGCTTCTGGTTTACCCCTACGTTGTCGACTGACGAGATGCGCGCCAAACTGGGCAACCCCAAGTTTAACTACGAACTAGCTTGCAATCAGTTGTGTGGCGGTAGCCACTTCGCCATGAAAGCCACAGTGATTGTAGATGAGCCTGACGATTATCAGAACTGGTACGCTTCGCAACAGTCTTTCTCGGCTAAAAACCCGGATGTGCTGGCTGCTTTCCAACAGAAAGCCAAAACATTGGCCCAGCCGGTAGCCGCTGAGCCTGAAGCGAAAGAAGTTGCTCCGGCTCCTCTGGCTTCCGCTTCTTACTAA
- a CDS encoding quinol:cytochrome C oxidoreductase, with translation MATLTHHESATAEQLVVTDGARKTFFAIIAAGVLVLILGILAQVMGWGTEEHAAAAHAAGGHAAAGHGAGHEEGSSVLLKRIIVSLWHSNVFFLGVSTIGTVFMAINYVAYAGWSVMIKRIAEALSAWIIPGAVIMLVVFLVGRHDIFHWTHEGIMDKMINGKPNPGYDEIIAGKSGFLNLPFYMIRMVVYLAIWAFFSYKLRQLSLAEDQLGGTVWFHKSVNASALFLVLYAVTSSMSAWDWVMSVDTHWFSTMFGWYVFASWWVSGISAIALTAIFLKQAGYLRALSTNHLHDLGKLMFGFSIFWTYVWFAQFMLIWYANLPEEAVYFNQRLGGYEGRYTGMFYFNILINFVFPFLGLMTRDAKRQMIIMKIVCIAILVGHWSDFYLMFMPATLRGENGFLIEIGIAAIFLGAFLILFTRRLASASLVPVNHPFLDESIHHTT, from the coding sequence ATGGCAACTCTGACGCACCACGAAAGCGCCACGGCTGAACAGCTCGTTGTTACGGATGGCGCCCGTAAAACTTTTTTCGCCATCATCGCGGCCGGCGTGTTGGTACTCATTCTTGGCATTCTGGCTCAGGTGATGGGCTGGGGAACTGAAGAACACGCCGCTGCTGCGCACGCAGCAGGTGGCCACGCAGCCGCCGGTCATGGCGCCGGACACGAGGAAGGCAGCTCGGTGTTGCTGAAGCGCATCATCGTCAGCCTGTGGCACAGCAATGTGTTCTTCCTCGGCGTTTCGACCATCGGCACAGTGTTTATGGCTATCAACTACGTAGCCTATGCCGGTTGGTCGGTAATGATTAAGCGCATAGCGGAAGCTCTCAGCGCCTGGATTATTCCTGGTGCGGTGATTATGCTGGTGGTTTTTCTGGTAGGCCGCCATGATATATTCCACTGGACCCATGAGGGCATCATGGATAAGATGATTAACGGCAAGCCCAATCCCGGCTACGACGAAATCATTGCTGGCAAGAGCGGTTTCCTCAACCTGCCGTTCTACATGATTCGCATGGTGGTGTACCTCGCCATTTGGGCCTTCTTCAGCTATAAGCTGCGTCAACTGTCGCTGGCCGAAGACCAGTTGGGCGGTACGGTTTGGTTCCACAAGAGCGTGAATGCCTCAGCACTGTTCCTCGTGTTGTACGCTGTGACGTCGTCAATGTCGGCCTGGGACTGGGTAATGTCGGTTGACACGCACTGGTTCAGCACGATGTTCGGCTGGTACGTTTTCGCTTCGTGGTGGGTATCTGGCATCTCGGCCATCGCCCTCACGGCCATCTTCTTGAAACAAGCTGGCTACCTGCGCGCTTTGTCTACCAACCATCTTCATGACTTGGGCAAGCTGATGTTCGGCTTCAGCATCTTCTGGACCTATGTATGGTTTGCGCAGTTCATGTTGATATGGTACGCCAACCTGCCTGAAGAAGCTGTGTACTTCAACCAGCGCTTGGGCGGCTACGAAGGCCGTTACACTGGTATGTTCTACTTCAACATCCTCATCAACTTCGTATTCCCCTTCCTTGGCCTGATGACTCGTGATGCCAAGCGCCAGATGATTATCATGAAAATCGTCTGCATTGCCATCTTGGTAGGCCACTGGTCGGACTTCTATTTAATGTTCATGCCAGCAACTTTGCGCGGCGAAAATGGGTTCTTAATTGAAATTGGCATCGCCGCCATCTTCTTGGGTGCCTTCCTGATTCTGTTCACGCGCCGTTTAGCTTCGGCTTCGCTCGTGCCTGTGAATCACCCCTTCTTGGACGAAAGTATTCACCACACCACCTAA
- a CDS encoding c-type cytochrome gives MTHPLNLSLRVSALLLSLGLATTACTHDGNDPGVEYAPEMYESIPYEPLRQTSFNTVNSFGINERTPANGTIPRGKLSYYDHIPKDSVGIAERVLRNPFPYTKANLEEGKVLYTRICSHCHGEAGDGQGPVGAKFKGVPNYSAGAYKTMNDGHIYHVIQWGRNRMMPHGSIVNPEERWKIAMYVRVLQRGEGPDALSKLVASGPAGTASDSTEMTDNLNQRPVGQAQADKASETPGQGGTVAPNGSGVTHIPGNK, from the coding sequence ATGACGCATCCGCTGAACCTAAGCCTGCGCGTTTCGGCGCTGCTGCTATCCCTGGGGCTGGCCACGACGGCCTGCACCCACGACGGAAACGACCCCGGCGTGGAATACGCCCCGGAGATGTACGAATCCATTCCGTACGAGCCTCTGCGCCAAACCAGCTTTAACACCGTCAATTCGTTTGGCATCAACGAGCGTACGCCCGCCAATGGCACCATCCCGCGCGGCAAGCTGAGCTACTACGACCACATTCCGAAGGACAGCGTTGGCATTGCCGAACGGGTGCTACGCAACCCGTTCCCCTATACCAAAGCCAACCTGGAAGAGGGAAAAGTTCTCTACACGCGCATTTGCTCGCACTGCCACGGTGAAGCTGGCGACGGCCAAGGTCCAGTGGGTGCTAAGTTTAAAGGTGTGCCGAACTACTCGGCTGGTGCTTATAAGACGATGAACGACGGCCACATTTACCACGTCATCCAATGGGGCCGCAACCGCATGATGCCCCACGGTTCCATCGTGAACCCGGAGGAACGTTGGAAAATCGCCATGTATGTGCGTGTGCTCCAGCGTGGTGAAGGTCCGGATGCGCTGAGCAAGCTAGTGGCTAGCGGCCCTGCAGGCACGGCCAGCGACTCGACGGAAATGACTGACAACCTCAACCAGCGTCCGGTAGGCCAGGCGCAGGCAGATAAAGCCTCCGAAACCCCTGGGCAAGGCGGCACTGTAGCGCCCAACGGCTCTGGCGTGACCCACATCCCCGGCAACAAATAA